One part of the Sardina pilchardus chromosome 5, fSarPil1.1, whole genome shotgun sequence genome encodes these proteins:
- the picalma gene encoding phosphatidylinositol binding clathrin assembly protein a isoform X18 translates to MSGQSITDRITAAQHSVTGSAVSKTVCKATTHEIMGPKKKHLDYLIQCTNEMNVNIPQLADTLFERTTNTSWVVVFKSLIATHHLMVYGNERFIQYLASRNTLFNLSNFLDKSGLQGYDMSTFIRRYSRYLNEKAVSYRQVAFDFTKVKRGADGVMRTMNTEKLLKTIPIIQNQMDALLDFNVNANELTNGVINAAFMLLFKDAIRLFAAYNEGIINLLEKYFDMKKTQCKEGLDIYKKFLTRMTRISEFLKVAEQVGIDRGDIPDLSQAPSSLLDALEQHLASLEGKKVKDSTAASRASTLSNAVSSLANTGISFTKVDEREKQAALEEEQARLKALKEQRLKELSKMPPSSATTAASPVSTGGSINTAPAIDLFSTPSSTNSTSKMPSDLLDLQPTFQPTLPLSTGLPVANTWGGFSASPAPQPQTSRGLNVDFDSVFGNQSTSANGADAADDVLGGILKPTVALSNQGLMTLSAQQPGKLVSDDLDSSLANLVGNLGIGNGTAKNDLHWSQPGEKKLTGGTNWQPKTAPTTTWNPATMNGMHFLQYAPSVMAFPATTPTGMMAYGMPPQMNSVAMMTQPTMMYTQPVMRPANPFGPVSGAQHSAASSPSSQSPLRAPGQDPFAQLSLKDFL, encoded by the exons ATGTCTGGACAAAGCATAACGGACCGGATAACTGCAGCCCAACACAGTGTCACCGGTTCTGCGGTGTCTAAAACGGTGTGCAAGGCAACCACGCACGAAATTATGGGgccaaaaaagaaacatttggaTT ACCTGATTCAGTGCACCAATGAGATGAACGTGAACATCCCGCAGCTGGCAGACACGCTGTTTGAGAGGACCACCAACACCAGCTGGGTGGTCGTCTTCAAGTCTCTCATCGCAACACACCACCTCATGGTCTACGGCAACGAG AGGTTTATTCAGTACTTGGCCTCAAGAAACACATTATTCAACCTCAGTAATTTTTTGGATAAAAGTGGGTTACAAG GCTATGACATGTCAACTTTCATCCGAAGGTATAGTCGCTACCTGAATGAGAAGGCTGTGTCTTACCGCCAAGTCGCTTTTGACTTCACAAAAGTAAAAAGAGG GGCGGATGGTGTCATGAGGACGATGAATACTGAGAAACTCTTGAAGACCATCCCAATCATCCAGAATCAGATGGATGCCCTTCTTGATTTCAAT GTCAATGCCAATGAACTCACAAATGGGGTCATCAATGCTGCCTTCATGCTTCTGTTCAAAGATGCCATACGACTGTTTGCTGCCTATAATGAAGGGATTATCAACCTACTTG AGAAGTACTTTGATATGAAGAAAACTCAGTGTAAAGAGGGTCTTGACATTTACAAGAAATTCCTCACGCGAATGACCAGAATCTCAGAGTTTCTCAAAGTTGCTGAG CAAGTGGGAATTGACCGAGGCGACATACCAGATCTCTCCCAG GCCCCAAGCAGCCTTTTGGATGCCTTAGAACAGCACTTGGCTTCCTTAGAAGGGAAAAAAGTGAAAGATTCCACAGCAGCAAGCAG AGCCAGCACTCTGTCCAACGCCGTGTCCTCGCTAGCCAACACAGGCATATCCTTCACCAAAGTGGATGAAAGGGAAAAACAGGCGgctctggaggaggagcaggctcGCTTGAAAGCTCTTAAG GAACAGCGTCTCAAAGAACTCTCCAAGATGCCCCCCTCCTCCGCTACCACGGCTGCGTCTCCCGTGTCGACAGGAGGGAGCATCAACACCGCCCCTGCCATCGACCTCTTCTCAACACCCAGCTCCACAAACAG CACTTCAAAGATGCCGAGTGACCTCCTGGACCTGCAGCCAACATTTCAGCCAACGCTGCCTCTCTCCACAGGCTTGCCTGTAGCAAACACCTGGGGGG GGTTCTCAGCATCTCCTGCCCCTCAACCACAGACCTCAAGAGGCCTTAACGTTGACTTTGACTCTGTGTTTGGCAATCAGTCAACCTCCGCTAACGGCGCCGACGCTGCTG ATGATGTCTTAGGCGGAATCCTGAAACCCACAGTAGCCCTCTCCAACCAGGGACTGATGACCCTCAGCGCTCAGCAGCCTGGCAAACTGGTGTCGGATGACTTGGACTCTTCCTTGGCCAACCTCGTGGGCA ATCTTGGAATTGGCAATGGAACAGCAAAAAA TGACCTTCACTGGAGTCAGCCTGGGGAGAAGAAGCTAACAGGTGGAACAAACTGGCAACCAAAGACTGCCCCTACAACCACGTGGAACCCTGCCACCATG AACGGCATGCATTTCCTACAATAC GCACCATCTGTCATGGCCTTCCCTGCAACGACGCCCACAGGAATGATGGCATATGGAATG CCCCCTCAAATGAACTCCGTGGCAATGATGACTCAGCCCACCATGATGTACACCCAGCCGGTCATGAGGCCGGCCAACCCTTTTGGCCCAGTCTCAGGCGCACAG CACTCGGCCGCCTCTAGTCCTTCCAGTCAGAGTCCCCTCAGAGCTCCAGGACAGGACCCCTTTGCACAGCTCTCTCTCAAGGATTTCTTGTAG
- the picalma gene encoding phosphatidylinositol binding clathrin assembly protein a isoform X7, whose product MSGQSITDRITAAQHSVTGSAVSKTVCKATTHEIMGPKKKHLDYLIQCTNEMNVNIPQLADTLFERTTNTSWVVVFKSLIATHHLMVYGNERFIQYLASRNTLFNLSNFLDKSGLQGYDMSTFIRRYSRYLNEKAVSYRQVAFDFTKVKRGADGVMRTMNTEKLLKTIPIIQNQMDALLDFNVNANELTNGVINAAFMLLFKDAIRLFAAYNEGIINLLEKYFDMKKTQCKEGLDIYKKFLTRMTRISEFLKVAEQVGIDRGDIPDLSQAPSSLLDALEQHLASLEGKKVKDSTAASRASTLSNAVSSLANTGISFTKVDEREKQAALEEEQARLKALKEQRLKELSKMPPSSATTAASPVSTGGSINTAPAIDLFSTPSSTNSTSKMPSDLLDLQPTFQPTLPLSTGLPVANTWGDPFTSSDAVDDSIPNLNPFLTNPVIDALHLPVVSSDGLSFSSKTPSHEMFGDYYNPFNDSSSSVASNHESTASIEPCITDSFCGPAPYPNTPLFQSEPSAVAGLFGGFSASPAPQPQTSRGLNVDFDSVFGNQSTSANGADAAGGILKPTVALSNQGLMTLSAQQPGKLVSDDLDSSLANLVGNLGIGNGTAKNDLHWSQPGEKKLTGGTNWQPKTAPTTTWNPATMNGMHFLQYAPSVMAFPATTPTGMMAYGMPPQMNSVAMMTQPTMMYTQPVMRPANPFGPVSGAQHSAASSPSSQSPLRAPGQDPFAQLSLKDFL is encoded by the exons ATGTCTGGACAAAGCATAACGGACCGGATAACTGCAGCCCAACACAGTGTCACCGGTTCTGCGGTGTCTAAAACGGTGTGCAAGGCAACCACGCACGAAATTATGGGgccaaaaaagaaacatttggaTT ACCTGATTCAGTGCACCAATGAGATGAACGTGAACATCCCGCAGCTGGCAGACACGCTGTTTGAGAGGACCACCAACACCAGCTGGGTGGTCGTCTTCAAGTCTCTCATCGCAACACACCACCTCATGGTCTACGGCAACGAG AGGTTTATTCAGTACTTGGCCTCAAGAAACACATTATTCAACCTCAGTAATTTTTTGGATAAAAGTGGGTTACAAG GCTATGACATGTCAACTTTCATCCGAAGGTATAGTCGCTACCTGAATGAGAAGGCTGTGTCTTACCGCCAAGTCGCTTTTGACTTCACAAAAGTAAAAAGAGG GGCGGATGGTGTCATGAGGACGATGAATACTGAGAAACTCTTGAAGACCATCCCAATCATCCAGAATCAGATGGATGCCCTTCTTGATTTCAAT GTCAATGCCAATGAACTCACAAATGGGGTCATCAATGCTGCCTTCATGCTTCTGTTCAAAGATGCCATACGACTGTTTGCTGCCTATAATGAAGGGATTATCAACCTACTTG AGAAGTACTTTGATATGAAGAAAACTCAGTGTAAAGAGGGTCTTGACATTTACAAGAAATTCCTCACGCGAATGACCAGAATCTCAGAGTTTCTCAAAGTTGCTGAG CAAGTGGGAATTGACCGAGGCGACATACCAGATCTCTCCCAG GCCCCAAGCAGCCTTTTGGATGCCTTAGAACAGCACTTGGCTTCCTTAGAAGGGAAAAAAGTGAAAGATTCCACAGCAGCAAGCAG AGCCAGCACTCTGTCCAACGCCGTGTCCTCGCTAGCCAACACAGGCATATCCTTCACCAAAGTGGATGAAAGGGAAAAACAGGCGgctctggaggaggagcaggctcGCTTGAAAGCTCTTAAG GAACAGCGTCTCAAAGAACTCTCCAAGATGCCCCCCTCCTCCGCTACCACGGCTGCGTCTCCCGTGTCGACAGGAGGGAGCATCAACACCGCCCCTGCCATCGACCTCTTCTCAACACCCAGCTCCACAAACAG CACTTCAAAGATGCCGAGTGACCTCCTGGACCTGCAGCCAACATTTCAGCCAACGCTGCCTCTCTCCACAGGCTTGCCTGTAGCAAACACCTGGGGGG ATCCTTTCACTTCTTCTGACGCTGTCGATGACTCCATTCCAAACTTAAACCCTTTCCTTACAAACCCTGTTATCGATGCTCTTCATCTACCTGTTGTGTCTTCAGACGGTCTTAGTTTTTCTTCTAAGACACCCAGTCATGAAATGTTTGGTG ATTATTACAATCCCTTTAATGATTCAAGCTCTTCTGTTGCATCCAATCATGAAAGCACAGCTTCCATAGAGCCGTGTATCACAG ACTCCTTCTGTGGTCCAGCACCTTACCCTAACACTCCTCTCTTCCAATCTGAGCCCTCTGCTGTAGCAGGCCTATTTGGAG GGTTCTCAGCATCTCCTGCCCCTCAACCACAGACCTCAAGAGGCCTTAACGTTGACTTTGACTCTGTGTTTGGCAATCAGTCAACCTCCGCTAACGGCGCCGACGCTGCTG GCGGAATCCTGAAACCCACAGTAGCCCTCTCCAACCAGGGACTGATGACCCTCAGCGCTCAGCAGCCTGGCAAACTGGTGTCGGATGACTTGGACTCTTCCTTGGCCAACCTCGTGGGCA ATCTTGGAATTGGCAATGGAACAGCAAAAAA TGACCTTCACTGGAGTCAGCCTGGGGAGAAGAAGCTAACAGGTGGAACAAACTGGCAACCAAAGACTGCCCCTACAACCACGTGGAACCCTGCCACCATG AACGGCATGCATTTCCTACAATAC GCACCATCTGTCATGGCCTTCCCTGCAACGACGCCCACAGGAATGATGGCATATGGAATG CCCCCTCAAATGAACTCCGTGGCAATGATGACTCAGCCCACCATGATGTACACCCAGCCGGTCATGAGGCCGGCCAACCCTTTTGGCCCAGTCTCAGGCGCACAG CACTCGGCCGCCTCTAGTCCTTCCAGTCAGAGTCCCCTCAGAGCTCCAGGACAGGACCCCTTTGCACAGCTCTCTCTCAAGGATTTCTTGTAG
- the picalma gene encoding phosphatidylinositol binding clathrin assembly protein a isoform X11: MSGQSITDRITAAQHSVTGSAVSKTVCKATTHEIMGPKKKHLDYLIQCTNEMNVNIPQLADTLFERTTNTSWVVVFKSLIATHHLMVYGNERFIQYLASRNTLFNLSNFLDKSGLQGYDMSTFIRRYSRYLNEKAVSYRQVAFDFTKVKRGADGVMRTMNTEKLLKTIPIIQNQMDALLDFNVNANELTNGVINAAFMLLFKDAIRLFAAYNEGIINLLEKYFDMKKTQCKEGLDIYKKFLTRMTRISEFLKVAEQVGIDRGDIPDLSQAPSSLLDALEQHLASLEGKKVKDSTAASRASTLSNAVSSLANTGISFTKVDEREKQAALEEEQARLKALKEQRLKELSKMPPSSATTAASPVSTGGSINTAPAIDLFSTPSSTNSTSKMPSDLLDLQPTFQPTLPLSTGLPVANTWGDPFTSSDAVDDSIPNLNPFLTNPVIDALHLPVVSSDGLSFSSKTPSHEMFGDYYNPFNDSSSSVASNHESTASIEPCITDSFCGPAPYPNTPLFQSEPSAVAGLFGGFSASPAPQPQTSRGLNVDFDSVFGNQSTSANGADAAVALSNQGLMTLSAQQPGKLVSDDLDSSLANLVGNLGIGNGTAKNDLHWSQPGEKKLTGGTNWQPKTAPTTTWNPATMNGMHFLQYAPSVMAFPATTPTGMMAYGMPPQMNSVAMMTQPTMMYTQPVMRPANPFGPVSGAQHSAASSPSSQSPLRAPGQDPFAQLSLKDFL; encoded by the exons ATGTCTGGACAAAGCATAACGGACCGGATAACTGCAGCCCAACACAGTGTCACCGGTTCTGCGGTGTCTAAAACGGTGTGCAAGGCAACCACGCACGAAATTATGGGgccaaaaaagaaacatttggaTT ACCTGATTCAGTGCACCAATGAGATGAACGTGAACATCCCGCAGCTGGCAGACACGCTGTTTGAGAGGACCACCAACACCAGCTGGGTGGTCGTCTTCAAGTCTCTCATCGCAACACACCACCTCATGGTCTACGGCAACGAG AGGTTTATTCAGTACTTGGCCTCAAGAAACACATTATTCAACCTCAGTAATTTTTTGGATAAAAGTGGGTTACAAG GCTATGACATGTCAACTTTCATCCGAAGGTATAGTCGCTACCTGAATGAGAAGGCTGTGTCTTACCGCCAAGTCGCTTTTGACTTCACAAAAGTAAAAAGAGG GGCGGATGGTGTCATGAGGACGATGAATACTGAGAAACTCTTGAAGACCATCCCAATCATCCAGAATCAGATGGATGCCCTTCTTGATTTCAAT GTCAATGCCAATGAACTCACAAATGGGGTCATCAATGCTGCCTTCATGCTTCTGTTCAAAGATGCCATACGACTGTTTGCTGCCTATAATGAAGGGATTATCAACCTACTTG AGAAGTACTTTGATATGAAGAAAACTCAGTGTAAAGAGGGTCTTGACATTTACAAGAAATTCCTCACGCGAATGACCAGAATCTCAGAGTTTCTCAAAGTTGCTGAG CAAGTGGGAATTGACCGAGGCGACATACCAGATCTCTCCCAG GCCCCAAGCAGCCTTTTGGATGCCTTAGAACAGCACTTGGCTTCCTTAGAAGGGAAAAAAGTGAAAGATTCCACAGCAGCAAGCAG AGCCAGCACTCTGTCCAACGCCGTGTCCTCGCTAGCCAACACAGGCATATCCTTCACCAAAGTGGATGAAAGGGAAAAACAGGCGgctctggaggaggagcaggctcGCTTGAAAGCTCTTAAG GAACAGCGTCTCAAAGAACTCTCCAAGATGCCCCCCTCCTCCGCTACCACGGCTGCGTCTCCCGTGTCGACAGGAGGGAGCATCAACACCGCCCCTGCCATCGACCTCTTCTCAACACCCAGCTCCACAAACAG CACTTCAAAGATGCCGAGTGACCTCCTGGACCTGCAGCCAACATTTCAGCCAACGCTGCCTCTCTCCACAGGCTTGCCTGTAGCAAACACCTGGGGGG ATCCTTTCACTTCTTCTGACGCTGTCGATGACTCCATTCCAAACTTAAACCCTTTCCTTACAAACCCTGTTATCGATGCTCTTCATCTACCTGTTGTGTCTTCAGACGGTCTTAGTTTTTCTTCTAAGACACCCAGTCATGAAATGTTTGGTG ATTATTACAATCCCTTTAATGATTCAAGCTCTTCTGTTGCATCCAATCATGAAAGCACAGCTTCCATAGAGCCGTGTATCACAG ACTCCTTCTGTGGTCCAGCACCTTACCCTAACACTCCTCTCTTCCAATCTGAGCCCTCTGCTGTAGCAGGCCTATTTGGAG GGTTCTCAGCATCTCCTGCCCCTCAACCACAGACCTCAAGAGGCCTTAACGTTGACTTTGACTCTGTGTTTGGCAATCAGTCAACCTCCGCTAACGGCGCCGACGCTGCTG TAGCCCTCTCCAACCAGGGACTGATGACCCTCAGCGCTCAGCAGCCTGGCAAACTGGTGTCGGATGACTTGGACTCTTCCTTGGCCAACCTCGTGGGCA ATCTTGGAATTGGCAATGGAACAGCAAAAAA TGACCTTCACTGGAGTCAGCCTGGGGAGAAGAAGCTAACAGGTGGAACAAACTGGCAACCAAAGACTGCCCCTACAACCACGTGGAACCCTGCCACCATG AACGGCATGCATTTCCTACAATAC GCACCATCTGTCATGGCCTTCCCTGCAACGACGCCCACAGGAATGATGGCATATGGAATG CCCCCTCAAATGAACTCCGTGGCAATGATGACTCAGCCCACCATGATGTACACCCAGCCGGTCATGAGGCCGGCCAACCCTTTTGGCCCAGTCTCAGGCGCACAG CACTCGGCCGCCTCTAGTCCTTCCAGTCAGAGTCCCCTCAGAGCTCCAGGACAGGACCCCTTTGCACAGCTCTCTCTCAAGGATTTCTTGTAG
- the picalma gene encoding phosphatidylinositol binding clathrin assembly protein a isoform X19 → MSGQSITDRITAAQHSVTGSAVSKTVCKATTHEIMGPKKKHLDYLIQCTNEMNVNIPQLADTLFERTTNTSWVVVFKSLIATHHLMVYGNERFIQYLASRNTLFNLSNFLDKSGLQGYDMSTFIRRYSRYLNEKAVSYRQVAFDFTKVKRGADGVMRTMNTEKLLKTIPIIQNQMDALLDFNVNANELTNGVINAAFMLLFKDAIRLFAAYNEGIINLLEKYFDMKKTQCKEGLDIYKKFLTRMTRISEFLKVAEQVGIDRGDIPDLSQAPSSLLDALEQHLASLEGKKVKDSTAASRASTLSNAVSSLANTGISFTKVDEREKQAALEEEQARLKALKEQRLKELSKMPPSSATTAASPVSTGGSINTAPAIDLFSTPSSTNSTSKMPSDLLDLQPTFQPTLPLSTGLPVANTWGGFSASPAPQPQTSRGLNVDFDSVFGNQSTSANGADAAGGILKPTVALSNQGLMTLSAQQPGKLVSDDLDSSLANLVGNLGIGNGTAKNDLHWSQPGEKKLTGGTNWQPKTAPTTTWNPATMNGMHFLQYAPSVMAFPATTPTGMMAYGMPPQMNSVAMMTQPTMMYTQPVMRPANPFGPVSGAQHSAASSPSSQSPLRAPGQDPFAQLSLKDFL, encoded by the exons ATGTCTGGACAAAGCATAACGGACCGGATAACTGCAGCCCAACACAGTGTCACCGGTTCTGCGGTGTCTAAAACGGTGTGCAAGGCAACCACGCACGAAATTATGGGgccaaaaaagaaacatttggaTT ACCTGATTCAGTGCACCAATGAGATGAACGTGAACATCCCGCAGCTGGCAGACACGCTGTTTGAGAGGACCACCAACACCAGCTGGGTGGTCGTCTTCAAGTCTCTCATCGCAACACACCACCTCATGGTCTACGGCAACGAG AGGTTTATTCAGTACTTGGCCTCAAGAAACACATTATTCAACCTCAGTAATTTTTTGGATAAAAGTGGGTTACAAG GCTATGACATGTCAACTTTCATCCGAAGGTATAGTCGCTACCTGAATGAGAAGGCTGTGTCTTACCGCCAAGTCGCTTTTGACTTCACAAAAGTAAAAAGAGG GGCGGATGGTGTCATGAGGACGATGAATACTGAGAAACTCTTGAAGACCATCCCAATCATCCAGAATCAGATGGATGCCCTTCTTGATTTCAAT GTCAATGCCAATGAACTCACAAATGGGGTCATCAATGCTGCCTTCATGCTTCTGTTCAAAGATGCCATACGACTGTTTGCTGCCTATAATGAAGGGATTATCAACCTACTTG AGAAGTACTTTGATATGAAGAAAACTCAGTGTAAAGAGGGTCTTGACATTTACAAGAAATTCCTCACGCGAATGACCAGAATCTCAGAGTTTCTCAAAGTTGCTGAG CAAGTGGGAATTGACCGAGGCGACATACCAGATCTCTCCCAG GCCCCAAGCAGCCTTTTGGATGCCTTAGAACAGCACTTGGCTTCCTTAGAAGGGAAAAAAGTGAAAGATTCCACAGCAGCAAGCAG AGCCAGCACTCTGTCCAACGCCGTGTCCTCGCTAGCCAACACAGGCATATCCTTCACCAAAGTGGATGAAAGGGAAAAACAGGCGgctctggaggaggagcaggctcGCTTGAAAGCTCTTAAG GAACAGCGTCTCAAAGAACTCTCCAAGATGCCCCCCTCCTCCGCTACCACGGCTGCGTCTCCCGTGTCGACAGGAGGGAGCATCAACACCGCCCCTGCCATCGACCTCTTCTCAACACCCAGCTCCACAAACAG CACTTCAAAGATGCCGAGTGACCTCCTGGACCTGCAGCCAACATTTCAGCCAACGCTGCCTCTCTCCACAGGCTTGCCTGTAGCAAACACCTGGGGGG GGTTCTCAGCATCTCCTGCCCCTCAACCACAGACCTCAAGAGGCCTTAACGTTGACTTTGACTCTGTGTTTGGCAATCAGTCAACCTCCGCTAACGGCGCCGACGCTGCTG GCGGAATCCTGAAACCCACAGTAGCCCTCTCCAACCAGGGACTGATGACCCTCAGCGCTCAGCAGCCTGGCAAACTGGTGTCGGATGACTTGGACTCTTCCTTGGCCAACCTCGTGGGCA ATCTTGGAATTGGCAATGGAACAGCAAAAAA TGACCTTCACTGGAGTCAGCCTGGGGAGAAGAAGCTAACAGGTGGAACAAACTGGCAACCAAAGACTGCCCCTACAACCACGTGGAACCCTGCCACCATG AACGGCATGCATTTCCTACAATAC GCACCATCTGTCATGGCCTTCCCTGCAACGACGCCCACAGGAATGATGGCATATGGAATG CCCCCTCAAATGAACTCCGTGGCAATGATGACTCAGCCCACCATGATGTACACCCAGCCGGTCATGAGGCCGGCCAACCCTTTTGGCCCAGTCTCAGGCGCACAG CACTCGGCCGCCTCTAGTCCTTCCAGTCAGAGTCCCCTCAGAGCTCCAGGACAGGACCCCTTTGCACAGCTCTCTCTCAAGGATTTCTTGTAG
- the picalma gene encoding phosphatidylinositol binding clathrin assembly protein a isoform X16 encodes MSGQSITDRITAAQHSVTGSAVSKTVCKATTHEIMGPKKKHLDYLIQCTNEMNVNIPQLADTLFERTTNTSWVVVFKSLIATHHLMVYGNERFIQYLASRNTLFNLSNFLDKSGLQGYDMSTFIRRYSRYLNEKAVSYRQVAFDFTKVKRGADGVMRTMNTEKLLKTIPIIQNQMDALLDFNVNANELTNGVINAAFMLLFKDAIRLFAAYNEGIINLLEKYFDMKKTQCKEGLDIYKKFLTRMTRISEFLKVAEQVGIDRGDIPDLSQAPSSLLDALEQHLASLEGKKVKDSTAASRASTLSNAVSSLANTGISFTKVDEREKQAALEEEQARLKALKEQRLKELSKMPPSSATTAASPVSTGGSINTAPAIDLFSTPSSTNSTSKMPSDLLDLQPTFQPTLPLSTGLPVANTWGDYYNPFNDSSSSVASNHESTASIEPCITGFSASPAPQPQTSRGLNVDFDSVFGNQSTSANGADAAEMQSQNPLTDTAVVASSYDVLGGILKPTVALSNQGLMTLSAQQPGKLVSDDLDSSLANLVGNLGIGNGTAKNDLHWSQPGEKKLTGGTNWQPKTAPTTTWNPATMNGMHFLQYAPSVMAFPATTPTGMMAYGMPPQMNSVAMMTQPTMMYTQPVMRPANPFGPVSGAQHSAASSPSSQSPLRAPGQDPFAQLSLKDFL; translated from the exons ATGTCTGGACAAAGCATAACGGACCGGATAACTGCAGCCCAACACAGTGTCACCGGTTCTGCGGTGTCTAAAACGGTGTGCAAGGCAACCACGCACGAAATTATGGGgccaaaaaagaaacatttggaTT ACCTGATTCAGTGCACCAATGAGATGAACGTGAACATCCCGCAGCTGGCAGACACGCTGTTTGAGAGGACCACCAACACCAGCTGGGTGGTCGTCTTCAAGTCTCTCATCGCAACACACCACCTCATGGTCTACGGCAACGAG AGGTTTATTCAGTACTTGGCCTCAAGAAACACATTATTCAACCTCAGTAATTTTTTGGATAAAAGTGGGTTACAAG GCTATGACATGTCAACTTTCATCCGAAGGTATAGTCGCTACCTGAATGAGAAGGCTGTGTCTTACCGCCAAGTCGCTTTTGACTTCACAAAAGTAAAAAGAGG GGCGGATGGTGTCATGAGGACGATGAATACTGAGAAACTCTTGAAGACCATCCCAATCATCCAGAATCAGATGGATGCCCTTCTTGATTTCAAT GTCAATGCCAATGAACTCACAAATGGGGTCATCAATGCTGCCTTCATGCTTCTGTTCAAAGATGCCATACGACTGTTTGCTGCCTATAATGAAGGGATTATCAACCTACTTG AGAAGTACTTTGATATGAAGAAAACTCAGTGTAAAGAGGGTCTTGACATTTACAAGAAATTCCTCACGCGAATGACCAGAATCTCAGAGTTTCTCAAAGTTGCTGAG CAAGTGGGAATTGACCGAGGCGACATACCAGATCTCTCCCAG GCCCCAAGCAGCCTTTTGGATGCCTTAGAACAGCACTTGGCTTCCTTAGAAGGGAAAAAAGTGAAAGATTCCACAGCAGCAAGCAG AGCCAGCACTCTGTCCAACGCCGTGTCCTCGCTAGCCAACACAGGCATATCCTTCACCAAAGTGGATGAAAGGGAAAAACAGGCGgctctggaggaggagcaggctcGCTTGAAAGCTCTTAAG GAACAGCGTCTCAAAGAACTCTCCAAGATGCCCCCCTCCTCCGCTACCACGGCTGCGTCTCCCGTGTCGACAGGAGGGAGCATCAACACCGCCCCTGCCATCGACCTCTTCTCAACACCCAGCTCCACAAACAG CACTTCAAAGATGCCGAGTGACCTCCTGGACCTGCAGCCAACATTTCAGCCAACGCTGCCTCTCTCCACAGGCTTGCCTGTAGCAAACACCTGGGGGG ATTATTACAATCCCTTTAATGATTCAAGCTCTTCTGTTGCATCCAATCATGAAAGCACAGCTTCCATAGAGCCGTGTATCACAG GGTTCTCAGCATCTCCTGCCCCTCAACCACAGACCTCAAGAGGCCTTAACGTTGACTTTGACTCTGTGTTTGGCAATCAGTCAACCTCCGCTAACGGCGCCGACGCTGCTG AGATGCAGTCTCAAAACCCGCTCACAGATACGgctgtggtagcttcatcat ATGATGTCTTAGGCGGAATCCTGAAACCCACAGTAGCCCTCTCCAACCAGGGACTGATGACCCTCAGCGCTCAGCAGCCTGGCAAACTGGTGTCGGATGACTTGGACTCTTCCTTGGCCAACCTCGTGGGCA ATCTTGGAATTGGCAATGGAACAGCAAAAAA TGACCTTCACTGGAGTCAGCCTGGGGAGAAGAAGCTAACAGGTGGAACAAACTGGCAACCAAAGACTGCCCCTACAACCACGTGGAACCCTGCCACCATG AACGGCATGCATTTCCTACAATAC GCACCATCTGTCATGGCCTTCCCTGCAACGACGCCCACAGGAATGATGGCATATGGAATG CCCCCTCAAATGAACTCCGTGGCAATGATGACTCAGCCCACCATGATGTACACCCAGCCGGTCATGAGGCCGGCCAACCCTTTTGGCCCAGTCTCAGGCGCACAG CACTCGGCCGCCTCTAGTCCTTCCAGTCAGAGTCCCCTCAGAGCTCCAGGACAGGACCCCTTTGCACAGCTCTCTCTCAAGGATTTCTTGTAG